In a genomic window of Ralstonia nicotianae:
- the ruvB gene encoding Holliday junction branch migration DNA helicase RuvB, protein MIETDKLAAKAVSAERLISASPASPNEEAFERALRPKLLDEYVGQEKVRGQLDIFMTAAKKRREALDHVLLFGPPGLGKTTLAHIIAREMGVNLRQTSGPVLERPGDLAALLTNLEANDVLFIDEIHRLSPVVEEILYPALEDYQIDIMIGEGPAARSVKLDLQPFTLVGATTRAGMLTNPLRDRFGIVARLEFYTPTELARIVTRSAGLLDARIAEDGALEIAKRSRGTPRIANRLLRRVRDYAEVKADGVITRAVADAALAMLDVDAVGFDLMDRKLLEAILHKFNGGPVGIDNLAAAIGEERDTIEDVLEPYLIQQGYLQRTPRGRVATASAYQHFGLGAPKAGPARDLWDNNA, encoded by the coding sequence ATGATCGAAACCGACAAGCTCGCCGCCAAGGCCGTCTCCGCTGAACGCCTGATCTCGGCCTCGCCCGCCTCCCCCAACGAGGAGGCATTCGAGCGCGCGCTGCGCCCCAAGCTGCTCGACGAATACGTCGGCCAGGAAAAGGTGCGCGGCCAGCTCGATATCTTCATGACGGCGGCCAAGAAGCGCCGCGAGGCGCTCGACCACGTGCTGCTGTTCGGCCCGCCGGGCCTGGGCAAGACGACGCTGGCGCACATCATCGCCCGCGAGATGGGCGTCAACCTGCGCCAGACCTCGGGCCCCGTGCTGGAGCGCCCGGGCGACCTGGCCGCGCTGCTGACCAACCTCGAAGCCAACGACGTCCTCTTCATCGACGAGATCCATCGACTCTCGCCGGTGGTGGAGGAAATCCTGTATCCGGCGCTCGAGGACTACCAGATCGACATCATGATCGGCGAAGGCCCGGCAGCCCGCTCGGTCAAGCTCGATCTGCAGCCGTTCACGCTGGTGGGCGCCACCACGCGCGCCGGCATGCTGACCAACCCGCTGCGCGACCGCTTCGGCATCGTCGCCCGGCTCGAGTTCTATACGCCGACGGAGCTCGCGCGCATCGTCACGCGCTCGGCCGGCCTGCTCGACGCGCGCATCGCCGAAGACGGCGCGCTGGAGATCGCCAAGCGCTCGCGCGGCACGCCCCGCATCGCCAACCGCCTGCTGCGCCGCGTGCGCGACTACGCTGAAGTGAAAGCCGACGGCGTCATCACCCGCGCGGTGGCCGACGCGGCGCTGGCGATGCTCGACGTGGATGCGGTCGGCTTCGACCTGATGGACCGCAAGCTGCTGGAAGCCATCCTGCACAAGTTCAACGGCGGCCCGGTCGGCATCGACAACCTGGCCGCCGCCATCGGCGAGGAGCGCGACACCATCGAAGACGTGCTCGAGCCCTACCTGATCCAGCAGGGCTACCTGCAGCGCACGCCGCGCGGGCGCGTCGCCACGGCATCGGCCTACCAGCACTTCGGGCTGGGCGCGCCGAAGGCCGGTCCGGCGCGCGACCTGTGGGACAACAACGCCTAG
- a CDS encoding NAD(P)/FAD-dependent oxidoreductase, with the protein MHNDTAAPAGRRAITVVGAGIVGVSCALQLQRDGHRVTLLDQAGIGEGCSYGNAGCLSVASVVAMALPGMLAQVPKWLADPLGPLTVRWSYLPRALPWLLKWIRAGTEARARAVARPLADLFSATYPGYRGLLEPAQYDDLIRATGHLYVWRTLARGPGEVLAQSIRDATGVRSQALSAGEVRELEPALAGDIRSGLLLPDNGFTCNPERLVKTLAAHFVAAGGTVLRRKVLDFALGERGPTRLYTDCGSLPVSTLVICAGAWSMRLGARLTGVRIPLDTERGYHAMLRAPTVQPSRPVMDCERKFIATPMEDGLRIAGTVEIGGLDIPPDFRRADTLTRHGQALFPGLAFTGDSAWMGYRPSIPDSLPVIDRSERFPDVFFAFGHGHLGMTGAPGTGRLIADLVAGRPPFIDARPYGLQRFD; encoded by the coding sequence ATGCACAACGACACAGCGGCCCCGGCCGGGCGACGGGCCATCACGGTGGTGGGCGCCGGCATCGTCGGCGTGTCATGCGCCTTGCAGCTGCAGCGCGACGGCCACCGGGTCACCCTGCTGGACCAGGCGGGCATCGGCGAAGGATGCTCGTACGGCAATGCCGGCTGCCTCAGCGTGGCATCGGTGGTGGCGATGGCGCTGCCGGGCATGCTCGCGCAGGTGCCCAAATGGCTGGCGGACCCGCTGGGGCCGCTGACGGTGCGCTGGTCCTACCTGCCGCGCGCGCTGCCGTGGCTGCTCAAGTGGATCCGCGCCGGCACCGAGGCGCGAGCGCGCGCCGTGGCGCGGCCGCTGGCCGACCTCTTCAGCGCGACCTATCCCGGCTACCGCGGCCTGCTGGAGCCCGCCCAGTACGACGACCTGATCCGCGCCACCGGCCACCTGTACGTGTGGCGCACGCTGGCGCGCGGCCCGGGCGAGGTGCTGGCGCAATCCATCCGCGACGCCACCGGCGTGCGCTCACAGGCACTGAGCGCGGGCGAAGTCCGCGAGCTGGAGCCGGCCCTCGCCGGCGACATCCGGTCCGGCCTGCTGCTGCCGGACAACGGCTTCACCTGCAACCCGGAGCGGCTGGTCAAGACGCTCGCGGCCCATTTCGTCGCGGCCGGCGGCACCGTACTGCGGCGCAAGGTGCTGGACTTCGCGCTGGGCGAGCGCGGCCCCACCCGCCTGTACACCGACTGCGGTTCGCTACCGGTCTCGACGCTGGTGATCTGCGCGGGCGCGTGGTCGATGCGGCTGGGCGCCAGGCTCACCGGCGTGCGCATCCCGCTCGACACGGAGCGCGGCTACCACGCCATGCTGCGCGCGCCGACGGTGCAGCCCTCGCGGCCGGTCATGGACTGCGAGCGCAAGTTCATCGCCACGCCGATGGAAGACGGCTTGCGCATCGCCGGCACGGTGGAGATCGGCGGCCTGGACATCCCACCCGACTTCCGCCGCGCCGATACGCTGACCCGGCACGGCCAGGCGCTGTTCCCGGGCCTCGCCTTCACCGGCGACAGCGCCTGGATGGGCTATCGGCCCTCCATTCCCGACAGCCTGCCCGTGATCGACCGCTCCGAGCGGTTCCCCGATGTCTTCTTCGCCTTCGGCCACGGTCACCTGGGCATGACGGGGGCGCCGGGCACCGGCCGGCTGATCGCCGATCTGGTTGCCGGCCGGCCGCCGTTCATCGATGCCCGCCCCTACGGCCTGCAACGTTTTGACTGA
- the dtd gene encoding D-aminoacyl-tRNA deacylase, giving the protein MIGLIQRVSQAAVRVDGRVVGEIGPGLLALVCAERGDTVAEADRLLEKLLNYRVFSDAQGKMNLPVRNIDGNGLAGGLLVVSQFTLAADTKSGTRPSFTPAAAPEVGRRLYEHFVARARQQHPIVATGEFGAMMQVSLVNDGPVTFWLQVAPQAVRAGEAETAKSA; this is encoded by the coding sequence GTGATCGGTCTGATCCAGCGCGTCTCGCAGGCGGCGGTGCGGGTCGATGGCCGCGTGGTCGGCGAGATCGGGCCAGGCCTGCTGGCGCTGGTGTGCGCCGAGCGTGGCGATACCGTCGCCGAGGCCGACCGCCTGCTGGAGAAGCTGCTGAACTACCGTGTGTTCTCCGATGCGCAGGGCAAGATGAACCTGCCGGTGCGCAACATCGACGGCAACGGGCTGGCAGGCGGCTTGCTGGTGGTATCGCAGTTCACGCTGGCGGCCGATACCAAGTCCGGCACGCGGCCGAGCTTCACGCCGGCGGCGGCGCCCGAGGTGGGCCGCCGCCTGTATGAGCATTTCGTGGCGCGGGCACGGCAGCAGCATCCCATCGTCGCGACCGGCGAGTTCGGCGCGATGATGCAGGTGTCGCTGGTCAACGACGGCCCGGTCACGTTCTGGCTGCAGGTGGCGCCGCAGGCCGTGCGCGCCGGCGAGGCCGAGACCGCGAAATCCGCCTGA
- the purH gene encoding bifunctional phosphoribosylaminoimidazolecarboxamide formyltransferase/IMP cyclohydrolase — MIQQALLSVSDKTGIVDFARALHGAGVKLLSTGGTAKLLAESGLPVTEVADYTGFPEMLDGRVKTLHPKVHGGILARRDLPEHMAALSQHGIPTIDLLVVNLYPFQQTVAKDECSLADAIENIDIGGPTMLRSAAKNHRDVTVIVDPADYATVLAEMQANGNTVGYDTNFMLAKKVFAHTAQYDGAITNYLTSLGQDKSHSTRSQYPQTLNLAFEQVQEMRYGENPHQSAAFYRDLKAVDGALANYAQLQGKELSYNNIADADAAWECVKSFDPAKGAACVIIKHANPCGVAIGGTAQEAYEKAFKTDSTSAFGGIIAFNVPLDEAAAQVVAKQFVEVLIAPGFSAGARTVFAAKQNVRLLEIPLGKGVNAYDFKRVGGGLLVQSPDAKNVQSAELRVVTKRHPTPKEMDDLLFAWRVAKFVKSNAIVFCGGGMTLGVGAGQMSRVDSARIASIKAQNAGLMLSGSAVASDAFFPFRDGLDVVVDAGASCVIQPGGSVRDDEVIAAADERNVAMIFTGTRHFRH, encoded by the coding sequence ATGATCCAGCAAGCTCTGCTTTCCGTTTCCGACAAGACCGGCATCGTCGACTTTGCCCGTGCGCTGCACGGCGCGGGCGTCAAGCTCCTCTCCACCGGCGGCACCGCCAAGCTGCTCGCCGAGTCCGGCCTGCCCGTGACGGAAGTGGCCGACTACACCGGCTTCCCGGAAATGCTCGACGGCCGCGTCAAGACCTTGCACCCGAAGGTGCACGGCGGCATCCTGGCCCGCCGCGACCTGCCCGAACACATGGCGGCGCTGTCCCAGCACGGCATCCCGACCATCGACCTGCTGGTGGTGAACCTGTATCCGTTCCAGCAGACCGTCGCCAAGGATGAATGCTCGCTGGCCGATGCCATCGAAAACATCGACATCGGCGGCCCGACCATGCTGCGCTCGGCCGCCAAGAACCACCGCGACGTGACGGTGATCGTCGATCCGGCCGACTACGCCACCGTGCTGGCCGAGATGCAGGCCAACGGCAACACGGTCGGCTACGACACCAACTTCATGCTGGCCAAGAAAGTGTTCGCGCACACCGCGCAGTACGACGGCGCCATCACCAACTACCTGACCAGCCTGGGACAGGACAAGTCGCACAGCACCCGCAGCCAGTATCCGCAGACGCTGAACCTGGCCTTCGAGCAGGTGCAGGAGATGCGCTACGGCGAGAACCCGCACCAGTCCGCCGCCTTCTACCGCGACCTGAAGGCCGTGGACGGCGCGCTGGCCAACTACGCGCAGCTGCAGGGCAAGGAGCTGTCGTACAACAACATCGCCGATGCCGATGCGGCGTGGGAGTGCGTGAAATCGTTCGACCCGGCCAAGGGCGCGGCGTGCGTCATCATCAAGCACGCCAACCCGTGCGGCGTGGCCATCGGCGGCACCGCGCAGGAAGCCTACGAGAAGGCCTTCAAGACCGACTCGACCTCGGCCTTCGGCGGCATCATCGCCTTCAACGTGCCGCTGGACGAAGCGGCCGCGCAGGTGGTGGCCAAGCAGTTCGTCGAAGTGCTGATCGCGCCGGGCTTCTCCGCGGGCGCACGCACGGTATTCGCGGCCAAGCAGAACGTGCGCCTGCTGGAAATTCCGCTGGGCAAGGGCGTCAACGCCTACGACTTCAAGCGCGTCGGCGGCGGCCTGCTGGTGCAGAGCCCGGATGCCAAGAACGTGCAGTCGGCCGAGCTGCGCGTGGTCACCAAGCGCCACCCGACCCCGAAGGAGATGGACGACCTGCTGTTCGCCTGGCGCGTCGCCAAGTTCGTCAAGTCCAACGCCATCGTGTTCTGCGGCGGCGGCATGACGCTGGGCGTGGGCGCCGGCCAGATGAGCCGCGTGGACTCGGCCCGCATCGCCAGCATCAAGGCGCAGAACGCGGGCCTGATGCTGTCGGGCTCGGCGGTGGCATCGGACGCCTTCTTCCCGTTCCGCGACGGCCTGGACGTGGTGGTCGACGCCGGCGCCTCGTGCGTGATCCAGCCGGGCGGCTCGGTGCGCGATGACGAAGTGATCGCCGCCGCCGACGAGCGCAACGTGGCCATGATCTTCACCGGCACACGCCACTTCCGCCACTAA
- a CDS encoding histidine phosphatase family protein: MARTAAMPMPMPQITHIVLVRHGETDWNRERRLQGQLDVPLNAQGREQAAQLGRALAREPFDAIYASDLSRARETAQALAGEVGKAVRDDTGLRERCYGGFEGLTYAEVAERHPAEFEAWQSRVPEFAPPGGGETLAGFHARAVDAALRLIRRHPGERIALVSHGGVLDCLYRHANAMTLTEPRQHALRNASINRLSSDGHQLTVLQWGDVAHLDLLVLDEVDRRVP; the protein is encoded by the coding sequence ATGGCACGCACCGCCGCCATGCCCATGCCGATGCCGCAGATCACCCACATCGTGCTGGTGCGGCACGGCGAGACCGACTGGAACCGCGAGCGCCGGCTCCAGGGCCAGCTCGACGTGCCGCTCAATGCGCAGGGGCGCGAACAGGCCGCGCAGCTGGGCCGGGCGCTGGCGCGCGAGCCGTTCGATGCGATCTATGCCAGCGATCTGTCGCGCGCCAGGGAGACGGCGCAGGCATTGGCCGGCGAGGTCGGCAAGGCTGTGCGCGATGACACCGGCCTGCGCGAACGCTGCTACGGCGGGTTCGAAGGGCTGACCTATGCCGAGGTGGCCGAGCGCCATCCGGCGGAATTCGAGGCGTGGCAGAGCCGCGTGCCGGAATTCGCCCCGCCCGGCGGCGGCGAGACGCTGGCCGGGTTCCACGCGCGCGCGGTGGATGCGGCGCTGCGGCTGATCCGCCGCCATCCGGGCGAGCGCATCGCGCTGGTCAGCCATGGCGGTGTGCTCGATTGCCTGTACCGGCACGCCAACGCCATGACGCTCACCGAGCCGCGCCAGCACGCGCTGCGCAATGCCAGCATCAACCGGCTGTCGTCCGACGGGCACCAGCTGACCGTGCTGCAGTGGGGGGATGTCGCGCACCTGGACCTGCTGGTGCTCGACGAAGTGGATCGGCGCGTACCGTAG
- the dusB gene encoding tRNA dihydrouridine synthase DusB, with protein sequence MQIGPHLLRNNLFVAPMAGVTDRPFRQLCKRLGAGYAVSEMVASNAQLWKSEKTMRRANHTGEVEPIAVQIAGAEPMMMAEAARYNVERGAQIIDINMGCPAKKVCNVAAGSALLQNEPLVARIVEAVVGAVGGRVPVTLKIRTGWDREHRNALTVARIAQEAGISMLTVHGRTRADLYHGEAEYETIAAVKASVRIPVVANGDIGTPAKARHVLEVTGADAIMIGRAAQGRPWLFREIEHFLKTGTLLPAPEVEEIRGIMNTHLEEHYAFYGEYTGVRTARKHIAWYTRGLAGANLFRHRMNTIEDTAAQLAAVNAFFDEQRALSDRLVYTDQDDAAGGPPTTGNNNDNKELLAA encoded by the coding sequence TTGCAGATCGGACCGCATCTCCTGCGCAACAACCTGTTCGTCGCCCCCATGGCGGGCGTGACGGACCGCCCGTTCCGCCAGCTGTGCAAGCGGCTGGGCGCCGGCTATGCGGTCTCGGAGATGGTGGCGTCCAACGCGCAGCTGTGGAAGAGCGAGAAGACCATGCGCCGCGCCAACCACACCGGCGAGGTCGAGCCGATCGCCGTGCAGATCGCCGGCGCCGAGCCGATGATGATGGCCGAGGCCGCGCGCTACAACGTCGAGCGCGGCGCGCAGATCATCGACATCAACATGGGCTGCCCGGCCAAGAAGGTGTGCAACGTGGCGGCCGGCTCGGCCCTGCTGCAGAACGAGCCGCTGGTGGCGCGCATCGTCGAGGCGGTGGTCGGCGCGGTGGGCGGCCGCGTGCCGGTCACGCTCAAGATCCGCACCGGCTGGGACCGCGAGCACCGCAACGCGCTGACGGTCGCGCGCATCGCGCAGGAAGCCGGCATCAGCATGCTGACCGTGCACGGCCGCACCCGCGCCGACTTGTACCACGGCGAGGCCGAGTACGAGACCATCGCCGCGGTCAAGGCCTCGGTGCGCATCCCGGTGGTCGCCAACGGCGACATCGGCACGCCGGCCAAGGCCCGGCACGTGCTGGAGGTGACCGGCGCCGACGCCATCATGATCGGCCGCGCCGCCCAGGGGCGCCCGTGGCTGTTCCGCGAGATCGAGCACTTCCTGAAGACCGGCACGCTGCTGCCGGCGCCGGAGGTCGAAGAGATCCGCGGCATCATGAACACGCACCTGGAAGAGCATTACGCGTTCTACGGCGAGTACACCGGCGTGCGCACCGCGCGCAAGCACATCGCCTGGTACACGCGGGGGCTGGCGGGCGCCAACCTGTTCCGCCACCGCATGAACACCATCGAAGACACCGCGGCCCAGCTGGCCGCCGTCAATGCCTTCTTCGACGAGCAGCGCGCGCTGTCCGACCGCCTGGTCTACACGGACCAGGACGATGCCGCGGGCGGCCCTCCCACGACGGGCAACAACAACGACAACAAGGAACTGCTTGCCGCATGA
- a CDS encoding helix-turn-helix domain-containing protein — MDIRPLHTEKDYNEALAIVSALVDADPAPGTPDGDRLEILSTLIERYEATHFPLEHPTAIEAIRFRMEQGGLTARDMQPYIGKTNRVYEVLNGKRGLSLEMIRRLHAGLHIPAEVLIA, encoded by the coding sequence ATGGACATCCGACCGCTGCATACCGAAAAAGACTACAACGAGGCGCTCGCCATCGTTTCGGCGCTCGTCGATGCGGATCCTGCGCCCGGCACGCCGGACGGTGATCGCCTGGAGATTCTGTCCACGCTCATTGAGCGCTACGAGGCCACGCATTTTCCCCTCGAGCATCCGACGGCGATCGAGGCCATCCGTTTTCGCATGGAGCAGGGCGGTCTGACTGCCCGGGACATGCAGCCGTATATCGGCAAGACGAATCGAGTGTACGAGGTGCTCAATGGCAAGCGCGGGCTGAGCCTGGAGATGATCCGTCGTCTGCATGCAGGCCTGCATATCCCCGCCGAGGTTCTGATCGCCTGA
- a CDS encoding glycerophosphodiester phosphodiesterase → MPRRFALLCPLMLTTAIALSACRLEYNHGGNHGDTTPIATVQVIGHRGAPALRPEHTLASYQKAIDDGADIIEPDLVATQDGVLVARHENEISGTTNVADLPQFAGRRATKTIDGQSVSGWFTEDFTLAELKTLRARERIPDIRPDNTAYNDQFDIPTLAEIIALARDQSALRGRNIGLYPETKHPTYFQSIGLPLEDRLIAALRQDDFTASRTTVHIQSFEVANLKSIRNRIGGSQPNWKLVQLLGTATQRPYDFTVANDARTYADLMTDQGLRDIAAYANGVGPDKNSVIALDANGALTDPSDLIRNAHSAGLVVHPYTFRPENIFLPAALRSGADNARNVSGSIQEIQAFLRAGVDGFFTDDPAVGRQAVDTLQR, encoded by the coding sequence ATGCCGCGCCGCTTCGCTCTGCTGTGCCCGCTGATGTTGACGACCGCCATCGCACTGTCGGCCTGCCGGCTGGAATACAATCACGGCGGCAACCACGGCGACACCACGCCCATCGCCACCGTCCAGGTGATCGGCCATCGCGGCGCCCCGGCGTTGCGCCCGGAGCACACGCTGGCGTCATACCAGAAGGCCATCGACGATGGCGCCGACATCATCGAGCCGGACCTCGTCGCCACCCAGGACGGCGTGCTGGTCGCGCGCCACGAAAACGAGATCTCCGGCACCACCAACGTGGCCGACCTGCCGCAGTTCGCCGGCCGCCGCGCCACCAAGACCATCGACGGCCAGAGCGTCAGCGGCTGGTTCACGGAAGACTTCACGCTGGCCGAACTGAAGACCCTGCGCGCCCGCGAGCGCATCCCCGACATCCGCCCGGACAACACGGCCTACAACGACCAGTTCGACATCCCGACGCTGGCCGAGATCATCGCGCTCGCCCGCGACCAGTCGGCCCTGCGCGGCCGCAACATCGGCCTCTACCCCGAGACCAAGCACCCGACCTATTTCCAGTCGATCGGCCTGCCGCTGGAAGACCGGCTGATCGCCGCGCTGCGCCAGGACGATTTCACGGCCAGCCGGACCACGGTCCATATCCAGTCGTTCGAAGTCGCCAACCTGAAGTCGATCCGCAACCGGATCGGCGGCAGCCAGCCCAACTGGAAGCTCGTGCAGCTGCTGGGCACCGCCACCCAGCGCCCCTACGACTTCACGGTGGCCAACGACGCCCGCACCTACGCCGACCTGATGACCGACCAGGGCCTGCGCGACATCGCCGCCTATGCCAACGGCGTCGGGCCGGACAAGAACAGCGTGATCGCGCTGGACGCCAACGGCGCGCTGACCGACCCCAGCGACCTCATCCGCAATGCCCACAGCGCCGGCCTCGTGGTGCACCCGTACACGTTCCGGCCCGAGAACATCTTCCTGCCGGCCGCGCTGCGCAGCGGTGCGGACAACGCGCGCAACGTGAGCGGCTCGATCCAGGAAATCCAGGCCTTCCTGCGCGCGGGCGTCGACGGCTTCTTCACCGACGACCCGGCGGTCGGCAGGCAGGCCGTGGACACCCTCCAGCGCTAG
- a CDS encoding Fis family transcriptional regulator: protein MSRNPIERCIRDSLDTYYRDLDGENPSNVYDMVLQAIERPLLETVMEWASNNQSLAADYLGINRNTLRKKLQQHGLL from the coding sequence ATGAGCCGCAACCCCATCGAACGCTGCATCCGGGACAGCCTGGATACGTACTACCGCGACCTGGACGGCGAGAACCCGTCCAACGTCTACGACATGGTGCTGCAGGCCATCGAGCGGCCGCTGCTGGAGACCGTGATGGAATGGGCCTCCAACAACCAGTCGCTGGCCGCCGATTATCTCGGCATCAACCGCAACACGCTGCGCAAGAAACTGCAGCAGCACGGACTGCTCTGA
- the ruvC gene encoding crossover junction endodeoxyribonuclease RuvC — MRILGIDPGLRTTGFGVLERHGHQLVYVASGTIKSDGNADLPSRLKTLYDGVSELVRTYRPDCASIEKVFVNVNPQSTLLLGQARGAVICGLMSGNLPVFEYTALQLKQAVVGYGRANKDQVQDMVVRLLNLEGRPGTDAADALGVAICHAHGGETLAAMAGLAPQLARKGLRVRRGRLVG; from the coding sequence ATGCGCATCCTCGGCATCGACCCCGGCCTTCGCACCACCGGCTTCGGCGTGCTCGAGCGGCACGGCCACCAATTGGTCTACGTCGCCTCGGGCACGATCAAGAGCGACGGCAACGCCGACCTGCCCAGCCGCCTGAAGACGCTGTACGACGGCGTGTCGGAGCTGGTGCGCACCTACCGGCCGGATTGCGCCTCCATCGAAAAGGTGTTCGTCAACGTCAACCCGCAGTCGACGCTGCTGCTGGGCCAGGCGCGCGGTGCAGTGATCTGCGGGCTGATGAGCGGCAACCTGCCGGTGTTCGAATACACCGCGCTGCAACTGAAGCAGGCCGTGGTCGGCTACGGCCGCGCCAACAAGGATCAGGTGCAGGACATGGTGGTGCGCCTGCTCAACCTGGAAGGCCGGCCCGGCACCGATGCGGCCGACGCGCTGGGCGTGGCGATCTGCCATGCGCACGGCGGCGAAACCCTGGCCGCCATGGCCGGACTGGCGCCGCAGCTGGCGCGCAAGGGCCTGCGCGTGCGGCGCGGCCGGCTGGTCGGCTAA
- a CDS encoding UbiH/UbiF/VisC/COQ6 family ubiquinone biosynthesis hydroxylase, protein MTDTAAATPDFDIAIVGAGPVGLALANWLLRDTDWRIALFDARDAEAAARDPRALALSHGSRVLLEAIGGWPARATPITHIHVSQRGHFGQTHIRREDYDIPALGHVVQYGDLSAALNAALATQVQRYPDRLARYDHTPVERVEQLPRADGSVAPARVRAAREGRHPLAVETAVVIQAEGGLFDDARRQAARSSYLHHTRHRDYGQTAIVAHVRCAAPLEGWAWERFTTEGPLALLPQHDADGPGYALVWCCAPDQARRRAGLPDAAFLAELGAAFGERMGRFTQVGPRHTFALGLHARRTPVDRRVVAIGNAAQTIHPVAGQGFNLGLRDAFELARALRDAVTPAALARFARERAFDRAVTIGLTDLLPRAFAVPGRPVGHLRGIALTLLECVPPLKHELARQMMFGQRG, encoded by the coding sequence ATGACCGATACCGCGGCGGCCACGCCGGACTTCGACATCGCCATCGTCGGCGCCGGGCCGGTCGGCCTGGCGCTGGCCAACTGGCTGCTGCGCGACACCGACTGGCGCATCGCCCTGTTCGATGCCCGCGACGCCGAGGCCGCCGCCCGCGACCCGCGCGCGCTGGCGCTGTCGCACGGCTCGCGCGTGCTGCTCGAAGCGATCGGCGGCTGGCCGGCGCGCGCCACGCCGATCACGCATATCCACGTCTCGCAGCGCGGCCACTTCGGCCAGACCCACATCCGCCGCGAGGACTACGACATCCCCGCGCTCGGCCACGTCGTCCAGTACGGCGACCTGAGCGCCGCGCTCAACGCGGCGCTGGCCACGCAGGTGCAGCGCTACCCGGACCGGCTCGCACGCTACGACCACACGCCGGTCGAGCGCGTCGAGCAGTTGCCCCGCGCCGACGGCTCCGTGGCGCCGGCGCGCGTGCGGGCGGCGCGCGAAGGGCGGCACCCGCTGGCCGTCGAAACCGCGGTCGTCATCCAGGCCGAAGGCGGCCTGTTCGACGATGCGCGCCGGCAGGCCGCGAGGTCGTCGTACCTGCATCACACGCGGCACCGCGACTACGGCCAGACCGCCATCGTCGCCCACGTGCGCTGCGCCGCGCCGCTCGAAGGCTGGGCGTGGGAGCGCTTCACCACCGAAGGGCCGCTCGCGCTGCTGCCGCAGCACGACGCGGACGGCCCCGGCTACGCGCTGGTCTGGTGCTGCGCGCCCGACCAGGCGCGCCGCCGTGCCGGCCTGCCCGATGCGGCCTTCCTGGCGGAGCTGGGTGCGGCCTTCGGCGAGCGCATGGGACGCTTCACGCAGGTCGGCCCGCGCCACACCTTCGCGCTCGGGCTGCACGCCCGGCGTACGCCGGTCGACCGCCGCGTGGTCGCCATCGGCAATGCCGCGCAGACCATCCACCCGGTCGCCGGCCAGGGCTTCAACCTGGGCCTGCGCGACGCCTTCGAACTGGCGCGTGCGCTGCGCGACGCCGTCACGCCGGCCGCGCTCGCGCGCTTTGCCCGCGAACGCGCGTTCGACCGCGCCGTCACCATCGGCCTGACCGACCTGCTGCCGCGCGCCTTTGCCGTGCCGGGCCGGCCGGTCGGGCACCTGCGCGGCATCGCGCTGACACTGCTCGAATGCGTGCCGCCGCTCAAGCACGAACTGGCGCGGCAGATGATGTTCGGGCAACGGGGCTAG
- the ruvA gene encoding Holliday junction branch migration protein RuvA: MIGRIAGTLIEKNPPHLLVDCHGVGYEIDVPMSTFYNLPATGEKVALLTQQIVREDAHLLYGFGTAAERETFRQLIKISGIGARIALAVLSGMSVAELAQAVTLQEAGRLTRIPGIGKKTAERLLLELKGKLGADLGAVPGGPAVSDDAVDVLNALLALGYSDKEAAQAIKQVPAGTGVSEGIKLALKALSKG; the protein is encoded by the coding sequence ATGATCGGACGCATCGCCGGGACGCTGATCGAAAAGAACCCGCCGCACCTGCTGGTCGACTGCCACGGCGTCGGCTATGAAATCGACGTGCCGATGAGCACGTTCTACAACCTGCCCGCCACCGGCGAGAAGGTCGCGCTGCTCACCCAGCAGATCGTGCGCGAGGATGCGCACCTGCTGTACGGCTTCGGCACCGCCGCCGAGCGCGAGACCTTCCGTCAGCTCATCAAGATCTCCGGCATCGGCGCGCGCATCGCGCTGGCGGTGCTGTCGGGCATGTCGGTGGCCGAACTGGCGCAGGCCGTGACGCTGCAGGAAGCCGGACGGCTGACGCGCATTCCCGGCATCGGCAAAAAGACCGCCGAGCGCCTGCTGCTCGAACTCAAGGGCAAGCTCGGCGCCGACCTGGGCGCGGTGCCGGGCGGTCCGGCCGTGTCGGACGATGCGGTCGATGTGCTCAACGCCCTGCTGGCGCTGGGCTACTCCGACAAGGAAGCCGCGCAGGCCATCAAGCAGGTGCCGGCCGGCACCGGCGTCTCCGAAGGCATCAAGCTGGCGCTCAAGGCCCTCTCCAAGGGCTGA